The Cellulophaga sp. RHA19 genome includes the window AGACTCTACAGAAGAAAATGCAGGAGCTATGATATTTACTATTGGCGATAATGACACTTTTCCTCTTTGGTACTTACAAGAAATTGAAGGTTACCGCACAGACGTACGTGTTATTAACACAAGTTTATTTGCTACAGATTGGTATATAGATCAAATGAAGAAAAAGGCATACACTAGTGATCCTATTCCGTCTCAATTAACACACAACAAATACAGGTTTGGATCTAGAGATGTGGTTTACGAGCAACCTTTACCTCAATTTAAAGACAAAAGGTTAGACATTAAAGATTTTATGAACTGGATTGCGAGTGACAAACCAACAAATAAAATAAGATACATATACAAGCAGCAAGGAGCAGATCTTAGTCAGTACCCAGAAAGCTTTTTAGACTTAATATACTACCCTACTAAAAAAATACGCGTACCCGTAAACAAGAAAAATGTTTTAGAAAGTGGATTAGTTAAACCTGAAGATGCAGATCTAATAGTAGACTATATAGATATTGATTTACCTAGCGCTTTGAGCAAGAATCGTTTATTAATGTTAGATATACTTGCAAATAATGATTGGAAACGTCCAATTTATTTCTCTGGAGGTAGTTTTGATAGTGGTGAATACATTTGGATGAAAGAGTATTTACAATTAGATGGTTTAGCATACAAACTAGTACCAATTAAAACAAAAAATGCAAGTCCGTATGAAATAGGCCGTATTGATAGCGACCTAATGTACAGTATTGTTAAGAAATGGAAATGGGGTAACTCTGGTAGTCCTGACATTTACCACGACACACAAACAAGATCACAGTCTATTAGCTTTAGAGGCAACCTTGCCAGACTTACAGAACAACTTATTGAAGAAAATAAAATAGAAAAAGCAAAAGATATTATAAATATAGCTGTGACAAATATGCCTGTAGACTACTTTGGCTACTACGCCTTTGTAGAACCTTTTGTAGATGGCTACTATAAAGTAGGCGAAACTAAAAAAGCAAGAGAACTTTTTGCACAGTTAAAAACTAAGTACCAAGAAAACCTAAGCTACTACAACACCTTAGACTTGGATCAACAATATGTTAGAGAAAATGACATTTTAGGTGACCTAGAGAGCTACTTTAGACTAATAGACATACTTAAAAGAAATAACGAAACAGAACTAGCAGAGAAAGAAGAATTAATTGCCACAGAGTTCTTAACTAAATTCTCTCACCTTAACAGATCTAGAAGGCTATTAAGAGAAGAAACTCCAGAAGAGCCACCAATGACAGATCCAGATTTACCAGACTCTAATACAGTAGACACAAGCGCTACTGTATTAGACTCTATAAATAACTAACACAAGGCTAACCTTGTGTTAGCTTATATAATTAGTTAATAGTATAAATTAAATAAAAAGAGTTTATATTATAAATACTCGTTAAGTAAAGTAATAAGAGTATTTGCGTCTTGTTCGCCGCTTTGGCGCCAAACCATTTCGCCATTTTTGTAGATCATCAATGTAGGTAAGCCTTTTACTCGCAATGCTTGCGCAAGCTCCTTATTCTTATCTACATCAATCTTAATAATTTTACCTTTATCACCTAGTGCCGCAGCTACATCCCTTAAAACAGGGTGCATTTGTGATGATTGCTCATTCCATTCTGCATAGAAATCTAGCAATACAGGTACTTGTAAATCTATTAGTTCTCCAAATTTAGACATAAATAAATCTTTGGGTTGTTAATCAAAAGTAAGAAAAATTGTTAAATTATATAGTTTAGCCCATCTTTTTACAACTATTTGAGTCATAAAACTATGCCAATTCTTTCTTTTTTAGTGTAATTACAGTTATTTCTGGCCAAATACCAACTCTGCCTGGATATCCTAAAAAGCCAAAACCACGGTTAACATTTATATACTGCCCCATTTCTTTGTAAATACCAGCCCAATAGCGGTACCTCCATTTAATAGGACTCCATTTAATCCAACCAGGAATTTCAATTCCAAATTGCATACCGTGTGTGTGTCCACTTAGCGTTAAGTGGTAATGATATTCATCTTTAATAACCTCATGCTCCCAGTGAGAAGGGTCGTGGCTCATCAATATTTTAAAATCGTCTTTTGCAATATTAGCACTGGCCTTTTTTAAATCTCCTGCTTTTTTAAATCCTCCTACACCCCAGTTCTCTACTCCAACTAAGGCTATTTTATCTTCTCCTTTTTGCAAAAATCTACTATCATTTAAAAGTAAATCAAAACCTATTTCTTTTTGAGTGCTCTTTAATTTATCTAAATTTTCTTCTTTTAGCTCTTCAGAATCCCAACTAACATAATCACCATAATCATGGTTCCCTAAAACAGAGTACTTACCATCTTTAGCTTCAAGCTTAGAAAATATTGTTTTCCACGGATCCATTTCTTCTGCTGTATTATTTACCATATCCCCGGTAAACAACAAAACATCACTCTTTTGCTCATTAATTAAATCTATAGCATATTTAATTTTTTCTTCATCATCAAAACTACCACTATGTATATCAGATATTTGTGTAATTTGATATCCATCAAAAGCATCTGGCAAATCATCAAAAGCCAATTCATACTTTAGAACCTTAAAATTATACTTCCCTTTAGCCATACCATAAAGCAAAGCTCCAAAAGGTAAAGAAGCCAAACCTAAACCTATTAAACTTAAAAAACGCCTACGGCTTGGCAGCGCAAACTCTTTAGACTCTCCAAAAAACTTAGTATAAACTCCTGCTAAAAAACGTATAATATCCTCAGAAAAAAGAAAAATAATAAGTACTAAATTAAAAGCCATTACACTTAATAGAAAACCAAAAGCATAACTCATAGGAATACTAATTACTCGTCCTTCATTGCCAACACTAAATTGATAAATAAAATTAAAAACAGCCAAAAGCGACACTGAAATATATAGGTAATGAAGCCAATTAATTCTAGTAGCAGTTTTTAATGCCTGAAAAGCATAAAAACCCAAAACGGAATAAACAAGAACAAAAATAACCCAACGAAGCATAATCTATTTTTTTTGCAAAGGTATTTGTTTAACAAGGAGAAATATCTATTTAAGACTTATTTAACAATGCAACTACCTGCTGTATATTAGCCACACTAGATATTGGCACTTGGTTTTCAACCAAAAAAGAACTAGAATTCATAGACAAAGGCACATCACCATCTAAAGTTTTATTAAAAGCAGCACCAGACATATGCAATGCTTTAAACCCTTCTTTTTTAAAATTGATAACATTATCTGCTCTTAATCCGCCTCCAGGCATTACCACACAGGTTGATGACTTTTTATTTAATTTAGAAAGTAAAGAAATACCCAGTAGAGCCGAAACTTTCTGCCCAGACGACAACACATAATTAACCCCCATACTTTGCAATGTTAAAAATACTTCTTCTGGATTTTTAAGCCAATCAAAAGCCCTATGAAAAGTGAATTGCAATTTTTTTGCTTCATCTATTAACAACTGAGTTCTTTCCTTATCTAAAGTGAAATTTTTATGCAACACGCCAGAAACAACACCTGCACAACCAAGCTCTACACATAAAGCAATATCTTGTTTCATTACTTCAAATTCAGAATCTGAATATGTAAAGTCTCCGCTTCTAGGCCTAATCAATACGTGCACGGGTATATTCACAGCATTTAGCACAGCTTTAACAAGACCATAAGAAGGAGTTACACCACCAACACCAAGCTCCATACACAACTCTATTCTAGTAGCACCAGCTTTTTCTGCGTTTAAGGCAGATTCCAATGAATTTGCACACACTTCTAAAATCATAATCATTATATTTAAAGCCTAAAATTAGTCAACCTACTATTATGAAACGAAGAAAGTTTTTAAAAAATTCATCTTTAAGTACAGCCGGCATCATCTCTGCTCCATTATTAGCATCTTGTGATAACAAAAAAACAATTGCTCCCGATTTAAAAGTAGAGACAATTAAACCAATTGCTATTTGTACTTGGAATTTTAAAAATGCCAATGATAAAGCTTGGGAAGTTTTAGCTAAAGGTGGAAACTCTTTAGATGCTGTTGAACAAGGTGTAATGGTTGAAGAAGCAGATGCTAACAATAATACAGTAGGCTTAGGTGGTAGACCAGACCGTGACGGAAATGTTACATTAGACGCATGTATTATGGACAAAGATGGCAACTGCGGATCTGTAGTTTATTTACAAAATATTGTACACCCAGTTTCTGTAGCACGTAAGGTTATGGAAGAAACACCACATATAATTTTAGCTGGCAAGGGTGCAGAACAGTTTGCTTACGAACAAGGATTTAAAAAAGAAAACTTACTTACAGAAAAATCTAAAAACGATTGGTTAGAGTGGAAAAAGACATCTAAATACGAAACCATTATTAATATAGAAAACCATGATACTATTGGTATGCTAGCTATGGATGAAAAAGGAGATATATCTGGCGCTTGCACCACTAGCGGTATGGCTTATAAGGTTGGTGGACGTATTGGAGATTCTCCAATAATTGGAGCTGGTTTATTTGTGGACAATGAAGTTGGCGGCGCAACCGCTACAGGTGTTGGTGAAGAAGTAATTAAAACAGTTGGTAGTTTTTTAATTGTAGAATTAATGCGACAAGGGAAATCACCACAAGAAGCTTGCGAAGAAGGCGTAAAAAGAATTATGACTAAAAATAAAGACCGTGAAGATTTCCAGATTGGCTTTTTAGCAATGAACAAAAAAGGAGAAACAGGTGGCTATTGTGTTCATCCTGGTTTTACCTATCGCAAAACAACCAAAGAGAGCAACACTAACGAACACGTAAATTCTTTTTACAAGAAAGACTAAATACAAAACAACAATTAGTAGTTTTGACACTTAATTAAGATTATAAGATGGCAGATCAAAAAAGACTTTTTTTACTAGATGCATACGCACTTATTTTTAGAGGATATTATGCGTTTATAAAAAACCCAAGAATAAACTCTAAAGGACTAGACACGTCAGCAATACTAGGTTTCACCAATTCACTATTAGATGTTATAAAAAGAGAAAGGCCAGACCATTTAGCAGTTTGTTTTGATCGTGGCGGAAGTGTAGATCGTGTAGAAATGTTTGAAGCCTATAAAGCCAACCGTGATGCCACACCTGAAGCTATAAAATTAGCCATACCATACATAGAGAATATCTTAAAGGCAATGCACATACCTGTAATTGTTAAAGAAGGTTTTGAAGCCGATGACATTATAGGAACATTAGCTAAAAAAGCAGAAAAAGAAAACTATAAAGTTTTTATGGTTACACCAGATAAAGATTTTGCTCAGTTAGTATCTGAAAATATTTTTATGTACAGACCAATGTTTGGTGGTGGTTATGAAACTTGGGGAATACCAGAAGTATTAAACAAATATGAAATTGAAAGACCTGAGCAAGTTATAGATTATTTAGGTATGATGGGAGATGCCGTGGATAACATTCCCGGACTGCCTGGTGTTGGAGATAAAACCGCAAAAAAATTCCTTGCCGCTTACGGTAGTATGGAAAATCTTTTAGAAAATACGCACGAGCTAAAAGGTAAAATGAAGGAAAAAATAGAAGCCAACAAAGAACTTGGCTTACTTTCTAAAAAATTAGCTCGCATAATGTTAGATGTTCCCGTAGAGTTTAATGAAAAAGAATATGAATTAGACCAACCAGATTTACCAAAGGTTACGGCTATTTTTGAAGAGTTAGAATTTAGAAGACTTGCTGACAACCTTATAAAAACATTTGCTACAGAAACAACTACCGCAGCCACAAGTAGCAATAATGATAAATCTACAAAAACAACAACCAAAACAGCTGCTGCCGGAGCTGGTCAGTTTTCATTATTTGGCGGTGGCGATTCCGCTTCTGCTACGCAAGTACAGCAAGAGTTATCTAGCAGAAAAACAAGCAAAGACATTCCGCACATATACCAAAGTGTAGCACCTGGAATGGCTATGAAATTGTTTTTACAGAACTTAATGAAACAAACATCTGTCTGTTTTTATACAGAAACAACAGGACTAAATCCGCTTACAGCAGAGTTAGTAGGAATTGCTTTTTCTTGGGAAGCCAGCAAAGGCTATTACATTCCTTTTCCTGAAGCAAGGGAAGAAGCACAAGAACTCATAGAGCAATTACGTCCGTTTTTTGAAGATGAAAACATTGAAAAAGTAGGTCAGAATTTAAAGTACGACATTAAAGTATTGCGCAAATACAACCTTATTATAAAAGGAACATATTTTGACACCATGCTAGCTCACTATCTAATAAATCCTGATATGAGACATAATATGGATGTGTTAGCCGAAACATACTTAAACTACACTCCTATTTCCATAACAGAATTAATTGGTAAAAAAGGTAAAAACCAGTTATCTATGCGCCAGGTTCCTGTAGAAAAACAAACAGAGTATGCGGTTGAAGATGCAGATATTACTTACCAACTAGCAAGCCACTTTAGACCAGAACTTAAAGACGCAAAAACAGAAGATTTATTTAACAGCATAGAAATTCCACTATTAAGCGTTTTAGCAGATATGGAGCTAGAAGGTATTAACCTAGATGTTGACTTTTTAAATTCTCTCTCTAATGAGTTAAACATAGATATTAAAAACCTAGAAACTAGTATTTATGAAGCTGCAGGCGAAGAATTTAATATAGCATCACCAAAACAATTAGGAGAAATACTTTTTGGAAAACTAAAACTTGTAGATAAACCCAAAAAAACAAAAACAGGTCAGTATTCTACAGCAGAAGATGTACTCTCTTATCTTGCACAAGATCATGATATCATTAAAAACATACTAGAATACAGAGGTTTAGCCAAGTTAAAAAGCACCTATATTGATGCTTTACCAGAACAAGTAGAAGAAAGCACCGGCCGTGTACACACAGACTACATGCAAACTGTTGCCGCTACAGGAAGACTAAGTAGCAACAACCCCAACTTGCAAAACATACCTATACGTACAGAGCGCGGAAGACAAGTACGTAAAGCTTTTGTACCAAGAGATGAGAATTACACACTATTAGCAGCAGATTACTCACAAATAGAGCTACGTATAATTGCTGCTTTAAGTGATGAAACAACAATGATTGAAGCATTTAAAAACGGAGAAGACATTCACGCCTCTACAGCTTCAAAAGTATTTAACGTTTCTTTAGAAGAGGTTACTAGAGAGCAACGTAGTAATGCAAAAACAGTAAACTTTGGAATTATATATGGTGTATCTGCATTTGGATTAAGCAACCAAACAGACTTAAGCAGAGGAGAGTCCAAAGAACTGATAGACGCTTACTACGAGACATACCCAAAACTTAAAAAGTACATGAGTGAACTGGTAGACTTTGCAAGAGACAATGGTTATGTACAAACAGTTTTAGGAAGACGTAGATACCTAAAAGATATAAACTCCAGAAACGCTGTTGTGCGTGGAGCAGCAGAACGTAACGCCGTTAACGCACCAATACAAGGTAGCGCAGCAGATATTATTAAAATTGCAATGATTAACATACACAAGAAACTTACTCAAGGTAATTTTAAAACCAAAATGCTTTTACAAGTACACGATGAACTTGTTTTTGACGCTCACAAAACAGAATTAGAAGAAGTAAGAACACTTATTAAAACAGAAATGGAAAATGCATACTCGCTTGCGGTTCCTTTAGACGTAGAAATAGGAACAGGAGATAATTGGCTAGTTGCTCATTAATTAAAATACAATAAAACAAAAAGGACATTAGATTTTTCTAATGTCCTTTTTTATTTTTTAAATAGAATGGTTTTAGTTTTTTGTAAAAACAACATCTAAACCTTCATAATTACCTTCATCAATATCTTCCCCTGCAATAATTAGCGTATTACCATTTAAGTCAACCGTAATAACAGTTTTTCCTCCTGTAGGATCTGTAATTGTTAATTGGTCGCCATCTAAATCCCAAGCACCAACTAAAGTATCTGTTTCTTCAGGACAATCAACTTCTATGCCCGCTCCATTAGATTCAATTACAAAATAATTTAATTTATCCTTACCAACAAATGTATCATCAGCATTAAAAGTATATGTAATTATTTTACAACCTTGATCTATAAGATTCTTTGCTATTTCTTGAGGTAAACTCACCTCAGAGGATTCTTCCCTTGTAACATCAGAAATCACCCAAGTACCCACCAAGCTGTTCTCTGAAAAAATTTCTTTATCACTATCCGTAGAACAAGAACTTCCAAACATACATACAGCAGCCATTACTATAAAACTCTTTTTTATCATCTTTTTAGTCGATTAGTTTTCTTTTTAAAAACGCAAAATAACACATAATAGTATATCTACCAGTTTTTTACTTAAAGTATAAATCTATAAGTGGCCTTAAGTAAAATTGTATTATCCTTTTTACGATCTAAAATCTGCCTATTTAAACTTCTACCTAAAGCATCATCAGGATTAACATTACCCGTAAGTCCTTGAGACCAAACTAAAAATATTTCAGAACCTGGTATATACTCCCAGCGCAACACTAAATTAGACCTAAATTGTACAAATGAAAAATCTGGATCTCCAAATTCATAATCTGTATTAGAATCTACATCTTCATCAATTAAATAAACACCATTATTTTCCGTTATTTGATTTTCATTAAACAGTGTTACTCTATTATCAATACTACCAGCAACGGGATTATTAACATAATTAAAATTAGAATATCTACCTCTAGAAATGAAAGGCTGACCATAATATTGTAAACTTAAATTAGGATTTAAGTTATAATTTAAACGTATAGAACTACTAAATGTGTTCTGATCTATTTCTCCTAAAATATACCTAGTTTCATCACTTGTTTCTCGCTTAGTTATGTATTGTGTTTTACTATTTTCTGTAGAAAACTCATTATCCATAGACAAACTAAAAGCATCTATCGGCTGGTATGTAAACCTAAACACATACCTATTATATTTAAATGTATCCTCTGCACCTTTATTACCAACATAACCAACAGTAGCATAAAATTTCCTTCTATTATCTGAACCTGCAAACAACGCAAAACCACCCTGTTCTGCAAAACGCCATCTTGGACCACCACGCAAGTTTGCATTGCTATAAAAAACAGGATCATAAGTAGCCTCTACCTCTGTCCACCAATTATTTTTATAACTTATATTACCATTAAACTGGTATGACATTCTATTATAATTGCCATCAAAATCAAACGTAGAGTACTGTCCTAATTGCAAACGTATGTTTCTGTAAAAATCTGTAGGTTTTAAAAACAAACGCTGCACTTCTGCAAACTGTGTAATCTTATCTGCCTGTCGTAAAAAGCCTATATCATTTAATTCTAATTCCGGAGAATACCAAAGTACACCGCCCTCATATCTCCAATCTCCACCGCCAGCTTTACCAAACTCCAGTTTACCACCTGTACCCGACAAAGAAGTTCTTGAATCGTCAAATTTTACATGACCAGCATCTACTCTGTTAAATAAATGCGCAATAGATTTTTGTGTTTGCGCAATAGCTTCTTTAGAACCATTAACAGAACTAGCTACAAAATTACCTTCTATATAATACTCTCTGTTTTTCCAATTATGCTTAAAATCTACGCCAGCAGAAACTGCAGACTTGCGTAAGAAATCTAAATTATCTTCTAGTCTTCTATTTGTTGATGTGAAAATTGCACCAACATATGAATTTCTATTATTAAAATCTTTTTGAGCTCTAGCAACTAAATAATTTGTAAGCGGCTCAACAAGCTCATCTCTTTTTTCTCCATTAGCATCTATCTCTGCATACATTTTACCTGTAACACTTTCTAAAAGCCCTAATGACCAACCGCTTTTAGTTTTACCCGAAAACTTAGCAGCCCCTAAAATTGTAGTGTTTTTTGGCACATCTACAAACTCACCATCCTCTAAAGCAGGTCTGCCGTGTGGATTACGACCAATACGCCTACTGTAAAATAAGTTATCTTGACCACTACCAAACTCATAATCAAAAATATTCTTATTCTCTATAAAAAATGGACGCTGTTCTTTAAAAAAGATCTGAAAACCATCTAAAGCTATTGCCCCCGGATCTGCTTCAACTTGACCAAAATCTGGATTTACTGTTAAATCTAACGTAAGATCATTTGTAATACCAATTTTAGCATCTAAACCTCCATTTAATTTATAGTCAGAGCCATCTCTATAAGGGTTACCAACCTCTTTTGGATAACTATCATATTGGTTTACTACAAAAGGCTGAATCTCTAATTGTTTTTGTGGCTTAATATTTAACAAACCTCTAAGCTCACCAAACTCACTCACATACCCAGAAGATTCTAACGGAATACGTTGCCAAATAGACCTTTCTTCAGCTCTAAAAATTCTACGTTTAACTTGCAAACCCCATACTTGTTCTGCTGCATCTCCAAACTTTAACTGACTAAAAGGTATTTTTAATTCTGCTGTCCACCCCTCTTCATCAATTTTAGAGCTGCCGTACCAAATAGGATTCCAACTACTATCCCAACTACTTCCGTTTTCAGATATAAACTCATCACCTTTAACACCTGCAACCGTAAACGTAAAAGAAAAAGCGGTTCTTTTATCATTATAACTATCTATATTTACTTCTACCCAATCTCCCTGAAAACCATCTCTCCTTGATAAACGTTTTTCAATCTTATCCAAATCAGCATCATAACATTTAAAGGCTATGTAAAGGAATTTGTCATCATACACAATTTTAAATTTAGTGGGCTGTGTAGGAGATGTATTTTCATCTGGCCTCCATTCTACAAAATCTCCTTGCCACTCGGAGTTATTCCAAGCATCATCTGTTAAATGACCATCAATTACAGGCGATTTTTTATTTTCTACACTATTTGTAGTGTACACCCTCTTTGGAACTTGTATATTTGCACTTTCTTGAGAAAAAAGCGCAGTAGTTAAAAATACTAGAGCACTTGTTATGTTAAATTTAAACATTAGTGGTTTTGGTTATTTTTTAAAAGAAGTTGTAAAAATAAGACTCCTGTTACAGATTTATAATTAAAAATGACAAATTTTTGTTAAAATCAAAAAAATTAAAGCTTCGCAAATCAAGAAAACAATAGCATTTAGAAAAAACAATAAAAATAAACGGAAATAAGCATTTGTATTTCAAGTAAATAATTGTACATTTGCACCCCGTTTATCGGGATTAAGTAAATAATAAAAATATATTAGTGTGGATACATTAAGCTACAAGACAATTTCAGCCAATAAAGCAACCGTTTCTAAGGAGTGGTTATTGGTTGATGCTGAAGGAGAAACGTTGGGTCGTCTTGCTTCTAAGGTTGCAAAAATCTTAAGAGGAAAGAACAAACCTAATTTTACACCACATGTGGACTGTGGGGATAACGTAATTGTTATCAATGCAGAGAAAGTTACTCTTAGCGGTAACAAATGGCAAACTAAGACTTATATTAGACACACAGGTTACCCTGGTGGACAAAGGTCTCAGACAGCTATTGAAATGTTGGAGAAAAACCCAGCACGTGTAGTGGAAAAATCAATAAAAGGTATGTTGCCAAAAAATAGATTGGGCGCTGAGCTTTTTCGTAACTTAAAAGTTTACGTAGGTTCTGAGCACAACCAAGAGGCACAAAAACCAAAAGCAATAAACTTAAAGGACTTATAATGGAGGTAATTCATAAGATAGGCAGACGTAAAACTGCTGTTGCACGTGTATATGTTTCTGAAGGAAAAGGTAACATTACAATCAACAAAAAAGATTTAAATGAATATTTCCCTACTGCTACTTTACAGTACAAAGTGAAACAACCATTTGCTTTAACTAGCAATGAAGAAAACTTTGACGTAAAAGTAAATGTTTACGGAGGAGGTATCACTGGACAAGCAGAAGCTATTAGACTAGCTCTTTCTAGAGCAATGTGTGAGGTTGATGCTGAAAACAGATTAGTATTAAAACCAGAAGGTCTTTTAACTAGAGATCCAAGAATGGTAGAGCGTAAGAAATTCGGTCAGAAGAAAGCCCGTAAGAAATTTCAATTCTCTAAGCGTTAAGAATATATTCCGGAACTTTGTTCCGGTTTTTTTACATCAGATTTTATCTGATATTTTATACCGTTGGAACATCACCAACAAAACAAGTTCATTGAGAAGTCTTTAGAAAAAATCTAAAGCATAAATTAAAACAAGTTGTCGTTGTTATTTATCACCATATAAATAACACTAGTTTAGCATCTAAATGTTAAAGACTGCATACGCACTACTTTAGCATTGCTAAGTAAAACGGAACGTAAACTATTACAAAAAAAATGGCAAACAAAATTGAAGTAAAAGACTTATTAGAAGCAGGTGTACACTTTGGACACCTTACAAGAAAGTGGAACCCGAATATGGCACCATACATTTATATGGAGCGTAACGGAATACACGTTATTAACTTATACAAAACTGCTGCAAAAATTGATGAAGCTAATGAAGCTTTAAAAAAGATAGCAGCATCAGGTAGAAAAATACTTTTCGTAGCTACCAAAAAACAAGCAAAAGACATCGTTGCAGACAAAGCAGGGAAAGCAAATATGCCTTACATCACAGAAAGATGGCCAGGTGGTATGCTAACTAACTTTGTAACTATTCGTAAAGCTGTTAAAAAAATGGCTTCTATTGATAGAATGAAAAAAGATGGTACTTTTTTAACTTTATCTAAAAAAGAACGTTTACAAGTAGATCGTTTAAGAGCTAAATTAGAGAAAAACTTAGGTTCTATCTCTGATATGACACGTTTACCAGGAGCTTTATTTATTGTAGATACAATGAGAGAGCACATTGCAGTTAAGGAAGCTTTAAAATTAAACATTCCTATTTTTGCAATGGTAGATACAAACTCTGATCCAAGACCAATAGATTACATTATCCCATCTAACGATGATGCATCTAAATCTATTGAAGCTGTATTAACACATGTTTCTGACGCAATTA containing:
- a CDS encoding DUF5916 domain-containing protein, translating into MFKFNITSALVFLTTALFSQESANIQVPKRVYTTNSVENKKSPVIDGHLTDDAWNNSEWQGDFVEWRPDENTSPTQPTKFKIVYDDKFLYIAFKCYDADLDKIEKRLSRRDGFQGDWVEVNIDSYNDKRTAFSFTFTVAGVKGDEFISENGSSWDSSWNPIWYGSSKIDEEGWTAELKIPFSQLKFGDAAEQVWGLQVKRRIFRAEERSIWQRIPLESSGYVSEFGELRGLLNIKPQKQLEIQPFVVNQYDSYPKEVGNPYRDGSDYKLNGGLDAKIGITNDLTLDLTVNPDFGQVEADPGAIALDGFQIFFKEQRPFFIENKNIFDYEFGSGQDNLFYSRRIGRNPHGRPALEDGEFVDVPKNTTILGAAKFSGKTKSGWSLGLLESVTGKMYAEIDANGEKRDELVEPLTNYLVARAQKDFNNRNSYVGAIFTSTNRRLEDNLDFLRKSAVSAGVDFKHNWKNREYYIEGNFVASSVNGSKEAIAQTQKSIAHLFNRVDAGHVKFDDSRTSLSGTGGKLEFGKAGGGDWRYEGGVLWYSPELELNDIGFLRQADKITQFAEVQRLFLKPTDFYRNIRLQLGQYSTFDFDGNYNRMSYQFNGNISYKNNWWTEVEATYDPVFYSNANLRGGPRWRFAEQGGFALFAGSDNRRKFYATVGYVGNKGAEDTFKYNRYVFRFTYQPIDAFSLSMDNEFSTENSKTQYITKRETSDETRYILGEIDQNTFSSSIRLNYNLNPNLSLQYYGQPFISRGRYSNFNYVNNPVAGSIDNRVTLFNENQITENNGVYLIDEDVDSNTDYEFGDPDFSFVQFRSNLVLRWEYIPGSEIFLVWSQGLTGNVNPDDALGRSLNRQILDRKKDNTILLKATYRFIL
- the rplM gene encoding 50S ribosomal protein L13, giving the protein MDTLSYKTISANKATVSKEWLLVDAEGETLGRLASKVAKILRGKNKPNFTPHVDCGDNVIVINAEKVTLSGNKWQTKTYIRHTGYPGGQRSQTAIEMLEKNPARVVEKSIKGMLPKNRLGAELFRNLKVYVGSEHNQEAQKPKAINLKDL
- the rpsI gene encoding 30S ribosomal protein S9 → MEVIHKIGRRKTAVARVYVSEGKGNITINKKDLNEYFPTATLQYKVKQPFALTSNEENFDVKVNVYGGGITGQAEAIRLALSRAMCEVDAENRLVLKPEGLLTRDPRMVERKKFGQKKARKKFQFSKR
- the rpsB gene encoding 30S ribosomal protein S2 → MANKIEVKDLLEAGVHFGHLTRKWNPNMAPYIYMERNGIHVINLYKTAAKIDEANEALKKIAASGRKILFVATKKQAKDIVADKAGKANMPYITERWPGGMLTNFVTIRKAVKKMASIDRMKKDGTFLTLSKKERLQVDRLRAKLEKNLGSISDMTRLPGALFIVDTMREHIAVKEALKLNIPIFAMVDTNSDPRPIDYIIPSNDDASKSIEAVLTHVSDAIIEGLADRKSDKQAEKEGKEAAAPKAKAAPAPKAEATTSADDLTKVEGIGPKIAEIFQNEGIKTYADLAAKSVEDLSAILTAAGSSFASKNPGSWPKQAKMAADGKWDELKVWQDNTKGGIE